A region of Gracilinanus agilis isolate LMUSP501 chromosome 3, AgileGrace, whole genome shotgun sequence DNA encodes the following proteins:
- the PRKD2 gene encoding serine/threonine-protein kinase D2 translates to MAAPVGLPLSPGPGSPPPAHVGPELPSPSQQPQPQPPPPPLLQPVPGPPGGVSFHIQIGLTREFVLLPAASELAHVKQLACSIVDQKFPECGFYGLYDKILLFKHDPTSANLLQLVRSAGDIQEGDLVEVVLSASATFEDFQIRPHALTVHSYRAPAFCDHCGEMLFGLVRQGLKCDGCGLNYHKRCAFSIPNNCSGARKRRLSSTSLASGHSLRLGTSESLPCTADELNRSSTELFSRRLPSSSSSSSSTSYMGRPIELDKLLLSKVKVPHTFLIHSYTRPTVCQACKKLLKGLFRQGLQCKDCKFNCHKRCATRVPNDCLGEALNGDVSMEEVSDFGDSDKSSLMDESDDSGFIPGSHAENALRASEEEEGEVDKTQSSLGYIPLMRVVQSVRHTTRKSSTTLREGWVVHYSNKDTLRKRHYWRLDSKCLTLFQNNTTNRYYKEIPLSEILAVEPAQNFTLVPPGTNPHCFEIVTANTVYFVGETPVLAPGGPGSGQAAETARGWETAIRQALMPVILQDAPSTPGHAPHRQASLSISVSNSQIQENVDIATVYQIFPDEVLGSGQFGVVYGGKHRKTGRDVAVKVIDKLRFPTKQESQLRNEVAILQSLRHPGIVNLECMFETPEKVFVVMEKLHGDMLEMILSSEKGRLPERLTKFLITQILVALRHLHFKNIVHCDLKPENVLLASADPFPQVKLCDFGFARIIGEKSFRRSVVGTPAYLAPEVLLNQGYNRSLDMWSVGVIMYVSLSGTFPFNEDEDINDQIQNAAFMYPASPWSHISAGAIDLINNLLQVKMRKRYSVDKSLSHPWLQDYQTWLDLRELEAKMGERHITHESDDARWEQFAAEHTLPYPEHLRGGAGEGGEPFQPQDHEMQGLAERVSVL, encoded by the exons TTCCCCGAGTGTGGCTTCTATGGTCTCTATGACAAGATTTTACTCTTCAAGCATGACCCCACCTCGGCCAACCTCCTGCAGCTGGTTCGTTCTGCTGGAGACATCCAGGAGGGAGACCTGGTGGAGGTGGTGCTGTCAG CTTCGGCCACCTTCGAGGACTTCCAGATCCGCCCGCACGCGCTGACAGTGCACTCGTACCGGGCGCCGGCCTTCTGCGACCACTGCGGCGAGATGCTGTTCGGCCTGGTGCGCCAGGGGCTCAAGTGTGACG gcTGTGGGCTCAATTACCACAAACGCTGTGCCTTCAGCATCCCCAACAACTGCAGCGGGGCCCGGAAGCGCCGGCTCTCCTCCACCTCGTTGGCCAGTGGTCACTCCCTTCGGCTTGGCACCTCGGAGTCTCTGCCTTGCACGGCTGATGAGCTG AACCGCAGCTCCACTGAGTTGTTCTCCCGTCgcctgccctcctcctcctcttcgtCCTCCTCCACATCCTACATGGGTCGCCCCATTGAGCTGGACAAGCTGCTGCTCTCCAAGGTCAAGGTCCCACACACCTTCCTCATCCACAGTTACACCCGGCCCACCGTCTGCCAGGCCTGCAAGAAGCTCTTGAAGGGTCTCTTTCGCCAGGGCCTGCAATGCAAAG ATTGCAAGTTTAACTGTCACAAGCGGTGCGCCACCCGAGTCCCCAATGACTGCCTGGGAGAGGCACTCAATGGAG aTGTGTCCATGGAAGAGGTAAGCGACTTTGGGGACAGTGACAAGAGCTCTCTGATGGATGAGTCTGACGACTCTGGGTTCATCCCTGGATCCCACGCGGAGAACGCCCTGAGGGCCAgcgaggaggaggaaggagaagtggACAAGACCCAGAG TTCCCTGGGGTACATCCCCCTCATGAGAGTGGTCCAGTCCGTGAGACACACCACCCGCAAGTCCAGCACAACCCTCCGAGAGGGCTGGGTCGTTCACTACAGCAACAAGGACACGCTG AGGAAACGTCACTACTGGAGGCTCGATTCCAAGTGCCTCACCCTTTTCCAGAACAACACGACCAACCGATACTATAAG GAGATCCCTCTGTCGGAGATCTTGGCTGTGGAGCCGGCCCAGAACTTCACCCTGGTGCCCCCAGGAACCAACCCCCACTGCTTTGAGATCGTTACAGCCAACACCGTCTACTTCGTGGGGGAGACACCCGTGCTGGCCCCTGGAGGTCCAGGCAGTGGGCAGGCAGCGGAGACCGCTCGGGGCTGGGAAACGGCCATCCGCCAGGCCTTGATGCCGGTCATACTGCAGGACGCTCCCAGCACTCCTGGCCACGCGCCCCACA GGCAGGCTTCTCTGAGCATCTCTGTGTCCAACAGCCAGATCCAGGAGAATGTG GACATTGCCACGGTCTATCAGATCTTCCCCGATGAGGTGCTCGGCTCTGGGCAGTTTGGAGTTGTCTATGGAG GGAAGCACAGGAAGACGGGCAGGGACGTGGCTGTGAAGGTGATCGACAAGCTCCGCTTCCCCACCAAGCAGGAGAGCCAGCTCCGGAACGAGGTGGCCATCCTGCAG AGTCTGCGGCACCCGGGGATCGTGAACCTGGAGTGTATGTTTGAGACCCCGGAGAAGGTTTTTGTGGTGATGGAGAAGCTGCACGGGGACATGCTGGAGATGATTCTGTCCAGTGAGAAGGGCCGGCTGCCTGAGAGGCTCACCAAGTTCCTCATCACCCAG atccTGGTGGCCCTGAGACACCTGCACTTCAAGAACATCGTTCACTGTGACCTGAAACCAGAGAATGTACTTTTGGCCTCAGCGGATCCCTTCCCCCAG gTGAAGCTGTGTGACTTCGGCTTCGCCAGGATCATTGGGGAGAAGTCCTTCCGCCGCTCGGTGGTGGGGACTCCCGCCTACCTGGCCCCGGAAGTGCTGCTCAACCAGGGCTACAACCGCTCCCTGGACATGTGGTCCGTGGGGGTGATCATGTACGTGAGCCTCAGTGGCACCTTCCCCTTCAACGAGGACGAGGACATTAACGACCAGATCCAGAATGCTGCCTTCATGTACCCGGCCAGCCCCTGGAGCCACATCTCTGCCGGAG CCATAGACCTGATCAACAATCTGCTGCAAGTGAAAATGCGGAAACGCTACAGcgtggacaagtcactcagtCACCCCTGGCTGCAG GACTACCAGACCTGGCTGGACCTGCGGGAGCTCGAGGCCAAGATGGGAGAGCGGCACATTACCCATGAGAGTGACGATGCCCGCTGGGAGCAGTTCGCCGCTGAGCACACGCTGCCTTACCCAGAACACCTGCGCGGCGGCGCCGGCGAGGGCGGGGAGCCCTTCCAGCCCCAGGACCACGAGATGCAGGGCCTGGCCGAGCGGGTCAGCGTCCTGTGA